In Pseudomonas fluorescens, the following are encoded in one genomic region:
- a CDS encoding heavy metal response regulator transcription factor, with the protein MRVLIIEDEEKTADYLHRGLTEQGFTVDLARDGVEGLHLALESDYAVIVLDVMLPGLDGFGVLRALRARKQTPVIMLTARERVEDRIKGLREGADDYLGKPFSFLELVARLQALTRRSGGHEPVQVSIADLWIDLISRKATRAGTRLELTAKEFSLLSVLARRQGEILSKTAIAEMVWDINFDSDANVVEVAIKRLRAKLDGPFEEKLLHTIRGMGYVLESRGVQ; encoded by the coding sequence ATGCGCGTTCTGATTATCGAAGACGAAGAAAAAACCGCGGACTATCTGCATCGCGGCCTGACGGAGCAGGGTTTCACCGTGGATCTGGCCCGCGATGGTGTGGAAGGCCTGCATCTGGCGCTGGAGAGCGACTACGCGGTGATCGTCCTCGACGTGATGCTACCGGGCCTCGACGGCTTCGGTGTGTTGCGCGCCCTGCGTGCGCGCAAGCAAACCCCGGTGATCATGCTCACCGCCCGCGAGCGTGTGGAAGATCGCATCAAGGGCCTGCGTGAAGGCGCCGATGACTATCTGGGCAAACCGTTTTCCTTCCTTGAACTGGTGGCACGCCTGCAAGCGCTGACCCGCCGTAGCGGCGGCCATGAACCGGTGCAGGTGAGTATCGCTGACCTGTGGATAGATTTGATCAGCCGCAAGGCCACCCGCGCCGGTACACGTCTGGAACTGACCGCCAAGGAGTTCTCGCTGCTCAGCGTGCTGGCCCGGCGTCAGGGCGAAATCCTCTCGAAAACCGCCATTGCCGAGATGGTCTGGGACATCAATTTCGACAGCGACGCCAACGTCGTCGAAGTCGCGATCAAACGCCTGCGGGCCAAGCTCGACGGGCCGTTCGAAGAAAAATTGCTGCACACCATTCGCGGTATGGGTTATGTTCTGGAGAGCCGTGGTGTCCAGTAA
- a CDS encoding sensor domain-containing diguanylate cyclase, with product MTASRTAHFQGPPGRPEIMVIVGSTLTVISILCIVTFLLIREHANAQQTATRSATTIAQLIDADVLRTVELYDLTLQGLIAAAQRDDLKQVSPQIRHLVLFDRSTTARYKGDILLLDKHGDVLADSSLIEPKPGNFADRDYFLAHTFNRDSGMFISRPFKPRCDCDDSDEWRISFSRRISSPTGEFLGVAVASMRMSYFDQLFNSLDIGNGSTLGIINDDGVLLAQKPYREQNVIGKSFSSRPNVVRMLRERSGTFESVSSVDHQRRLYTFTRVGNLPLTVIVALSIDEVFAAWNRTAYAISGATGVLCIGLLWLTWMLCRELRRRQYAEQELAQLAATDALTGVANRRSLDQTLRHEWFRAQRSGKPLSLLMIDADHFKAFNDRHGHQAGDEALRALAEVIRANVHRPADLVARYGGEEFSVVLAETGSEGAQQIAEHIREAVQKLPLVDTGEPPMSVSIGIATWTAASDISLEQLLFSADKALYQAKEGGRNRVVTA from the coding sequence ATGACCGCAAGCCGTACCGCACATTTTCAAGGCCCGCCCGGGCGACCCGAAATCATGGTGATCGTCGGCAGCACCCTGACAGTCATTTCAATCCTGTGCATCGTCACTTTCCTGCTGATCCGCGAACACGCCAATGCCCAGCAGACCGCCACACGCAGCGCGACCACCATCGCGCAACTGATCGATGCCGATGTCCTGCGCACGGTCGAGCTCTATGACTTGACCTTGCAGGGCCTGATTGCCGCCGCCCAACGGGACGACCTGAAACAGGTTTCGCCGCAGATCCGCCATCTGGTGCTGTTCGACCGCTCTACCACCGCGCGCTACAAGGGCGACATCCTGCTGCTGGACAAGCACGGCGACGTGCTGGCCGACTCATCATTGATCGAACCGAAACCGGGCAACTTCGCTGACCGCGATTATTTCCTGGCCCATACCTTCAATCGTGACTCCGGCATGTTTATCAGCCGACCGTTCAAGCCGCGCTGCGACTGCGATGACAGCGACGAATGGCGTATCAGTTTCAGTCGGCGCATTTCCTCGCCCACGGGTGAATTCCTGGGGGTCGCGGTGGCGTCGATGCGCATGAGCTACTTCGACCAGCTGTTCAACAGCCTCGACATCGGCAACGGCAGTACGCTGGGCATCATCAATGATGACGGGGTTCTCCTGGCGCAGAAGCCGTACCGGGAACAAAACGTCATCGGCAAAAGCTTCTCCAGCCGCCCCAACGTCGTACGCATGCTGCGAGAGCGCAGTGGCACCTTTGAAAGCGTGTCGAGTGTCGACCATCAACGGCGCCTGTACACCTTTACCCGGGTCGGCAATCTGCCGCTGACCGTCATCGTGGCCCTTTCCATCGACGAAGTGTTCGCCGCCTGGAACCGCACGGCCTATGCGATCAGTGGTGCAACAGGGGTTTTGTGCATCGGCCTGTTGTGGCTGACCTGGATGCTCTGCCGCGAGCTGCGACGGCGCCAATATGCCGAGCAGGAATTGGCGCAGCTGGCGGCCACCGATGCCTTGACCGGCGTGGCCAACCGTCGATCCCTTGATCAGACCCTGCGCCATGAATGGTTTCGCGCGCAGCGCAGTGGCAAGCCGTTGTCGTTGCTGATGATCGATGCCGATCACTTCAAGGCCTTCAATGACCGGCACGGGCATCAGGCCGGCGACGAAGCCTTGCGGGCATTGGCCGAGGTCATTCGCGCCAATGTCCATCGCCCGGCGGACCTGGTGGCTCGCTATGGTGGCGAAGAGTTTTCAGTGGTCCTGGCCGAAACTGGCAGTGAAGGCGCGCAGCAGATCGCCGAACATATCCGCGAGGCGGTGCAAAAACTGCCACTGGTGGACACCGGTGAGCCGCCGATGAGCGTGAGTATCGGCATTGCCACCTGGACAGCGGCCAGCGATATCAGCCTTGAGCAATTGCTGTTCAGTGCGGACAAGGCGTTGTATCAGGCCAAGGAAGGGGGGCGTAACCGGGTGGTGACGGCCTGA
- a CDS encoding heavy metal sensor histidine kinase yields MSSNSIALRLSGMFTLVALLVFLLIGWALYQQVDKGLGLLPEAELDARYSVLESTVGRYGTPEHWVKINNKLNLLSEEDKRISFWIISGDPHYEYGNLTPQIRAFAQGPLGTRDMHLPEHPYPLKVLVSEFPAKDQRPALRFMIAIDTETFFHTQHHLLVALISLAIVGVLLASALGYWVARIGLKPLIKLSQEAQRLAPPLRSGRLRLSPLPPELDQFVSSFNSTLERVEQAYSRLESFNADVAHELRSPLTNLIGQTQVALTRGRSAEHYFEVLQSNLEELERLRSIINDMLFLASADQGSKATKLTSTSLADEVATTLEYLDFILEDAQVQVEVSGDAQVRIEIAHLRRALINLLNNAVQHTAPGQVIQVRIEVQEHQVSIGVANPGSPIASEHLPRLFERFYRVDASRSNSGHNHGLGLAIVKAIALMHGGDVFVRSDHGMNTFGIHLPV; encoded by the coding sequence GTGTCCAGTAATTCCATTGCGCTGCGCCTGAGCGGCATGTTCACACTGGTGGCGCTTCTGGTCTTTCTGTTGATCGGTTGGGCGCTGTACCAGCAGGTCGACAAGGGCCTGGGCCTGCTGCCCGAAGCCGAACTGGATGCGCGCTACAGCGTGCTCGAATCCACGGTCGGCCGTTACGGCACGCCCGAGCACTGGGTGAAGATCAACAACAAGCTCAACCTGCTGAGCGAAGAAGACAAACGCATCAGTTTCTGGATCATCAGCGGCGATCCGCACTACGAATACGGCAACCTGACCCCGCAGATCCGCGCCTTTGCCCAAGGGCCCCTGGGCACGCGCGACATGCATCTGCCGGAGCACCCGTATCCGCTGAAAGTGCTGGTCAGCGAATTCCCGGCCAAGGACCAGCGCCCAGCGCTGCGCTTCATGATCGCCATCGACACCGAAACGTTTTTCCATACCCAGCATCACCTACTGGTCGCGCTGATCAGCTTGGCGATTGTCGGCGTGCTGCTGGCCTCGGCACTGGGTTATTGGGTGGCGCGGATCGGGCTCAAGCCGCTGATCAAACTGTCCCAGGAAGCCCAGCGCCTGGCTCCGCCGTTGCGCTCGGGACGCTTGCGACTCTCACCGTTGCCGCCTGAGCTTGATCAATTCGTCAGTTCGTTCAACTCGACCCTGGAACGGGTCGAGCAGGCCTACTCGCGCCTTGAGTCATTCAACGCCGATGTCGCCCACGAACTGCGCTCGCCATTGACCAACCTGATCGGCCAGACCCAGGTCGCATTGACCCGCGGGCGCTCCGCCGAGCATTACTTCGAAGTGCTGCAATCGAACCTCGAAGAGCTTGAGCGACTGCGTTCGATCATCAACGACATGCTGTTCCTCGCCAGCGCCGATCAGGGCAGCAAGGCGACCAAACTGACGTCCACGTCGCTGGCGGATGAAGTAGCCACGACCCTGGAATATCTGGATTTCATTCTCGAGGACGCTCAGGTCCAGGTTGAGGTCAGTGGTGACGCGCAAGTGCGGATCGAAATCGCCCATCTGCGCCGGGCGTTGATCAACTTGTTGAATAACGCGGTGCAGCACACCGCGCCCGGGCAGGTGATTCAAGTGCGGATCGAAGTCCAGGAGCATCAAGTCAGCATCGGCGTCGCCAACCCCGGCTCGCCGATTGCCAGTGAGCATCTGCCGCGCCTGTTCGAGCGCTTCTACCGGGTCGATGCGTCACGCAGCAACAGCGGCCACAACCACGGTCTGGGGCTGGCCATCGTCAAGGCGATTGCGTTGATGCATGGTGGGGATGTGTTCGTGCGCAGTGACCATGGGATGAATACGTTCGGGATTCATCTTCCTGTCTGA